Within the Novosphingobium sp. SL115 genome, the region AGATTTCGATATCGAACATGAAGAACCGGCGGTTCGCCAGATCGATCAGCACCGCCTGATCCGGCGCATAGGGACCACGATCCCAGCGCAGCCAAGGCGTTGCCCAGTAAATTGTCAGACACACGGCCATGACCAACCACTTGAAGCGGCGGAATGGCCCGTTGACGGCTTTGGGAAAGACCGACTTGCGCTTTTCGTAAAGGCCGATCTCGTTGGAATGGTCCGCGCTGAGTTTGGGATCGTGCGCAGTCATGGCCGTGTGTCCTGTTTTCGGTTATTGGACCGCAGCGGCAGGCGTTGCCGCAGGGTCGGGAACTGGCGCAGCGGGAACTTCCTCACCGCCGCCCAGCGAATGCACGTATGTCGCCAGCATCTTGACCGTGACAGCATCCAGACGGTTGCCCCACGATGGCATCACGCCGAAGCGGGCATTGGTCACGCTTTGCGTCACCGCCTTGCGATCACCGCCGTAAAGCCAGATCGCATCGTTCAGGCGCGGTGCGCCCAGCGTGCGATTGCCTTCGCCAGCCGCGCCGTGACAGACCGCGCAATTGTCGGTGAAAATCTGCGCCCCACGCCCTGCCGCAGCGCCCGGCTTTTCCTCGCCTGCAATCGCGCGGACATGGCTGACCACATCGCTGACCTGTGCCGCCGTCAGGATACCGTCGCGGCCAAAGGCAGGCATCTGGCTCATCCGGGTGGCGTCGTCGCCAGGCTGGCGGATGCCGTTGACCAGGGTTTGATGAATGGTGGCAGCATCGCCGCCCCACAGCCAGTCATCGTCGTTCAGATTGGGATAACCCGCACTGCCCGCCGCCCCATTGCCATGGCACTGGATGCAGTTGACCTTGAACGCCGCCCGCCCGCCATCAAT harbors:
- the ccoP gene encoding cytochrome-c oxidase, cbb3-type subunit III, whose amino-acid sequence is MSKSHKNPAHAGGRIDDATGVETVGHEWDGIEELNNPLPRWWLWSFYACIVFAIGYCIAYPAWPLIANATEGTLGWSSRGELDKEMKAEAARKAGLLAELDKASIEQIAADPRLRRAAIDGGRAAFKVNCIQCHGNGAAGSAGYPNLNDDDWLWGGDAATIHQTLVNGIRQPGDDATRMSQMPAFGRDGILTAAQVSDVVSHVRAIAGEEKPGAAAGRGAQIFTDNCAVCHGAAGEGNRTLGAPRLNDAIWLYGGDRKAVTQSVTNARFGVMPSWGNRLDAVTVKMLATYVHSLGGGEEVPAAPVPDPAATPAAAVQ